The Paenibacillus sp. YPG26 genome includes a window with the following:
- a CDS encoding MarR family transcriptional regulator: MQQLYDLFLKTGLRPFAFLTDTLHLEQKVTRSDLSTLLILLFRGDQTMSELASEMGAPLSSMTSIATRLERKGLIARAVSAQDQRVRLVTLTQEGRRLAKESEHMMQEMLGRLETAFTPEELEELTRLLLKAAKVFQSEGPVKPYETKSPARKINIEE; this comes from the coding sequence ATGCAGCAGCTGTATGACCTCTTCCTCAAGACCGGCTTACGTCCGTTCGCATTCCTGACTGACACCCTGCATTTGGAACAAAAGGTAACCCGTTCGGATCTGTCCACCCTGCTGATCCTGCTCTTTCGGGGCGACCAGACGATGTCGGAGCTTGCCTCCGAGATGGGAGCGCCGCTGAGCTCAATGACCAGCATTGCCACGCGGCTTGAACGCAAGGGACTCATCGCCCGGGCCGTATCCGCGCAGGATCAGCGGGTAAGACTCGTCACGCTGACCCAGGAGGGACGGCGGCTGGCCAAGGAATCGGAGCACATGATGCAAGAGATGCTTGGAAGGCTGGAGACAGCCTTTACCCCCGAGGAGCTTGAGGAATTAACGAGACTCCTGCTTAAGGCGGCCAAGGTATTCCAGAGCGAAGGGCCTGTTAAGCCTTATGAGACGAAGAGCCCTGCGAGAAAAATTAATATTGAGGAATAA
- a CDS encoding alpha/beta hydrolase yields MKCGESIVEYSVYGKGTPILLFHGGHSGCQEEFGYTKLAESGYSVVTPSRPGYGRTSPSEDLRQACAHYKLLLDQLALDKVHVIAVSAGGPTGIVFCSMFPDRVTSFTLQSAVTQPWLTPEDKEYKVAKRIFSPEREKRTWSMLAAMNNLLPKLTFKMMASSFSTLSYREILERLDSRSYEMFRAMNNRQRSYSGFFIDMEHTQQDYSKELAGIQSPTLIMHSHNDRLVSLSHPSYAKARIPNSQMCILDSWGHLIWMGKHAAEYDDTLISFLDRYND; encoded by the coding sequence ATGAAATGTGGAGAGAGCATAGTTGAGTACTCGGTCTATGGCAAGGGCACCCCCATCTTACTGTTCCATGGCGGGCACTCGGGCTGCCAAGAGGAGTTCGGATATACTAAGCTGGCAGAGTCAGGTTACTCTGTCGTTACTCCCTCGCGCCCAGGGTACGGTCGCACCTCACCCAGTGAGGACTTAAGACAAGCATGCGCTCATTACAAATTGTTATTGGATCAGCTGGCATTGGATAAAGTCCATGTCATTGCTGTGTCCGCAGGCGGCCCCACCGGGATTGTGTTCTGTTCTATGTTCCCTGATAGAGTAACTAGCTTCACACTTCAATCTGCGGTAACACAGCCATGGCTTACGCCTGAGGATAAAGAATACAAGGTCGCGAAGCGGATCTTTAGCCCGGAGAGGGAGAAAAGAACATGGAGCATGCTTGCCGCCATGAACAATCTACTGCCAAAGCTCACGTTCAAGATGATGGCGTCCTCTTTTTCAACATTATCCTACCGGGAAATCCTAGAGCGGCTGGACAGCCGATCCTATGAAATGTTCCGGGCGATGAATAATCGCCAACGCTCCTATTCAGGTTTCTTTATCGATATGGAACACACTCAACAAGACTACTCTAAGGAGCTTGCGGGTATTCAGTCACCAACGCTGATCATGCACAGTCACAACGATCGCCTCGTATCTTTAAGTCACCCAAGCTATGCGAAGGCACGGATACCCAATTCTCAAATGTGCATTTTGGACTCATGGGGTCATCTTATCTGGATGGGTAAGCATGCCGCTGAGTATGATGATACCCTGATTTCGTTCCTGGACCGATATAATGACTAA
- a CDS encoding DUF4386 domain-containing protein: MDFQAKSASRIAGVLFIIAAVTAIIGVILYRPILNGSDYLVQGAAHANQVVLGAIMELLLVVSAVGTATVMYPFLARYHRTIAVWHVCFRFMEAVVITIGVISVLSLLTLSQEYVAAGAPDTDFYHVSGSLLHAIHEWTFLLGPNFFLGINTMMYSYIFYKSGLVPKFIPLLGITGSLLILLAALLEMFGVIDQLSVWGGILALPVFANEMILAGWLIVKGFRVPVAK; this comes from the coding sequence ATGGATTTTCAGGCCAAATCAGCATCAAGGATCGCAGGCGTTCTGTTTATAATTGCTGCCGTCACGGCTATCATCGGTGTTATTCTGTATCGGCCGATTCTGAACGGCTCGGATTACCTGGTTCAAGGCGCCGCGCATGCGAATCAGGTGGTCCTGGGGGCGATTATGGAGCTGCTTCTTGTCGTGTCAGCGGTGGGGACCGCAACGGTGATGTACCCCTTCCTGGCAAGATATCACCGCACAATTGCGGTATGGCACGTGTGCTTCCGGTTCATGGAGGCCGTCGTAATCACGATCGGTGTCATCAGCGTATTGTCTCTGCTCACCTTGAGCCAGGAGTATGTCGCCGCGGGCGCGCCGGATACCGACTTCTATCACGTATCGGGCAGCTTGCTGCATGCAATCCATGAGTGGACATTCCTGCTGGGGCCTAACTTTTTCCTCGGTATTAATACGATGATGTACAGCTATATCTTTTATAAGTCTGGACTTGTGCCTAAGTTCATCCCTCTGCTGGGTATAACGGGGTCATTACTCATTTTGCTAGCTGCCTTGCTGGAAATGTTCGGGGTTATCGATCAACTTTCTGTGTGGGGTGGAATCCTGGCGCTTCCGGTCTTCGCCAATGAGATGATCCTGGCGGGCTGGCTTATCGTAAAAGGCTTCCGTGTCCCTGTTGCTAAGTAG
- a CDS encoding helix-turn-helix transcriptional regulator: MGKVLVGNHIRRLRFNHDEMTQQQLADKVGVTRQTIVALEKGNYSPSLELAFRIAHAFNLPLEEVFFYGQNSEESG, from the coding sequence ATGGGTAAAGTTCTTGTTGGCAATCACATCCGCAGATTGCGATTCAATCATGATGAAATGACTCAACAGCAGCTGGCCGACAAGGTAGGGGTAACCAGACAGACGATCGTGGCTCTCGAGAAGGGGAACTACTCGCCGTCACTGGAGCTGGCCTTTCGGATTGCTCACGCCTTTAACTTACCGCTCGAAGAGGTATTCTTTTACGGACAAAATTCAGAGGAGAGTGGATAA
- a CDS encoding VOC family protein produces the protein MEKVLPFLMFQDGKAEEAMNMYTSLVKDSEITSLVRYGPNEAGEEGTVFQATFTLKGQEFMCIDSNVKHAFSFTPSFSIYVVCNTEEEIDELYEKLAEGGQVLMPLGNYGFSKKFGWLNDRFGVSWQINFV, from the coding sequence ATGGAGAAGGTATTACCTTTCTTAATGTTTCAAGACGGCAAGGCAGAAGAAGCGATGAACATGTATACCTCACTCGTTAAGGATTCTGAAATAACAAGCCTTGTTCGGTATGGTCCTAATGAAGCTGGGGAAGAAGGAACCGTTTTTCAGGCTACGTTCACATTAAAAGGGCAGGAGTTCATGTGTATTGACAGTAATGTCAAACATGCATTTTCCTTTACACCATCGTTCTCCATCTATGTTGTTTGTAATACTGAGGAAGAAATCGATGAGCTGTATGAGAAACTTGCAGAAGGTGGACAAGTTCTAATGCCGTTGGGTAATTATGGGTTCAGCAAAAAGTTCGGTTGGCTCAATGACCGCTTTGGAGTCTCGTGGCAAATAAATTTTGTCTAA
- a CDS encoding PadR family transcriptional regulator — translation MLNSQDVILGMLMKEALTGYQIKQLLETVFSNFYSSSYGTIYPTLARMEKEGLITKENVPQDGKPNKNLINITPKGRERFNAYLLGPLEEDSIRKSDFMMRLYFGEFVGYDKVIAWLRQAEEESRRKLDQLLEQHSLHKNEMHPAQVICIQIGIEEYKAKLATIAEGVVRLEKLIQEQG, via the coding sequence ATGTTGAACAGTCAGGATGTTATTTTAGGCATGCTTATGAAAGAGGCCTTGACCGGCTACCAAATAAAACAGCTGCTGGAAACGGTGTTCTCTAACTTTTACAGCTCCAGCTATGGAACGATCTATCCTACCCTTGCCCGAATGGAGAAGGAAGGACTGATTACGAAGGAGAACGTGCCCCAGGACGGCAAGCCTAACAAGAATCTCATAAATATAACGCCTAAAGGGAGAGAGCGTTTTAACGCTTATTTACTAGGCCCGCTGGAAGAAGACAGCATCCGCAAGTCCGATTTCATGATGCGTCTATATTTTGGTGAATTTGTTGGCTATGACAAGGTAATTGCCTGGCTCAGGCAGGCCGAGGAGGAGTCACGCAGGAAGCTGGATCAATTGCTTGAACAGCATTCGCTCCACAAGAATGAGATGCACCCCGCACAGGTTATCTGCATCCAGATCGGGATTGAAGAGTATAAGGCTAAGCTTGCGACTATTGCCGAGGGGGTGGTGAGGCTGGAGAAGCTGATACAGGAGCAGGGCTGA
- a CDS encoding SDR family oxidoreductase produces MMMKTIFITGASTGIGRATVKYFAERGWNVAATMRSPEQETEFTAMDNVLVLRLDVEQKDTIESAVTEAVQRFGRIDVLLNNAGYGTMGLIEAASEEQIRRQFEVNVFGLIRMTKAMLPHFRSNQEGLLINISSMGGIVTFPTMSLYHASKFAVEGFSESVSYELASQNIKVKLIEPGAIQTDFGKRSMEFFFDDGLIDYKSFTTAFRSKLGEMEQLSSYASPAELVAETIYQAATDGTPKFRYVVGEDAKMLIQMKEITPDEEYLANIRQHFA; encoded by the coding sequence ATGATGATGAAAACGATCTTTATCACGGGGGCTTCAACGGGGATTGGCAGAGCTACAGTAAAGTATTTTGCCGAAAGAGGATGGAACGTAGCCGCGACGATGCGCTCTCCCGAGCAGGAGACGGAGTTCACTGCCATGGATAATGTGTTAGTGCTAAGGCTTGATGTGGAGCAAAAAGATACCATTGAATCCGCGGTCACGGAAGCGGTTCAGCGGTTCGGGAGAATTGATGTGCTTCTCAACAATGCCGGATATGGAACTATGGGCCTCATTGAAGCTGCTTCGGAAGAGCAGATTAGACGGCAGTTTGAAGTGAATGTGTTTGGTCTGATTAGAATGACGAAAGCTATGCTGCCGCATTTCCGGTCCAATCAAGAAGGGCTGTTGATCAACATCTCTTCTATGGGCGGGATAGTGACTTTTCCTACGATGTCCTTGTACCATGCATCCAAGTTCGCCGTGGAAGGGTTCTCCGAGTCGGTCTCCTATGAATTAGCGTCCCAGAACATCAAGGTGAAATTGATCGAACCTGGTGCGATCCAGACCGACTTTGGCAAGAGGTCAATGGAGTTCTTTTTTGACGATGGATTAATAGATTATAAGTCATTCACCACCGCATTCCGGAGCAAGTTAGGAGAAATGGAGCAGCTGTCGTCCTACGCCTCCCCTGCAGAACTGGTTGCCGAGACCATATACCAGGCGGCTACAGACGGTACCCCTAAGTTCCGGTATGTAGTTGGTGAAGATGCCAAGATGCTCATTCAGATGAAGGAAATTACCCCTGATGAGGAGTACTTGGCTAATATAAGACAGCACTTCGCTTGA
- a CDS encoding cell wall hydrolase — MAVVKSRKQDIDMLARLLRAEAEAEGEMGMLHVGNVGINRIRANCSDFKGIRTIPQMINQAHAFEALQHGLYYQKARDRERRLARRAVNGERNWPAKFSLWYFRPGSFENPGPCPPTWYNQPFAGRWKKHCFYEPTAEECENVYNTF, encoded by the coding sequence ATGGCAGTCGTGAAATCCAGGAAGCAGGATATTGATATGTTGGCAAGGTTGCTCAGAGCTGAGGCTGAAGCCGAGGGTGAAATGGGCATGCTCCATGTTGGTAATGTGGGTATTAACCGAATTAGAGCGAATTGCTCCGATTTCAAGGGAATACGGACCATTCCTCAAATGATCAACCAGGCGCATGCGTTCGAGGCACTGCAGCATGGTCTGTACTATCAAAAAGCGAGAGATAGGGAGCGCCGTCTGGCACGGCGGGCTGTGAACGGGGAACGGAACTGGCCAGCCAAATTCTCGCTATGGTATTTCCGGCCAGGATCGTTCGAGAATCCCGGACCCTGCCCGCCAACGTGGTACAATCAGCCGTTCGCGGGACGATGGAAGAAGCATTGCTTTTATGAGCCTACGGCGGAAGAATGTGAGAATGTATACAATACGTTTTAG
- a CDS encoding NADP-dependent oxidoreductase, with the protein MKVIAIQKYGKNIPLVMSEQPMPSIGEYDVLVEIHAASLNPIDYKIKEGKMKYLLNYRFPLILGNDFSGVVVRVGDRVKTFKPGDEVYGRPRKNRIGTIAEFIAVHADDICLKPKNLTFEEAASIPLIGLTTYQAFVDILDLQKGQKILIHAGSGGVGTFAIQLAKLMGAFVATTASEQGYELVKSLGADLIINYKKENFEEMLTGYDAVFDTLGGEALEKSFRILKPGGQIVSISGMPNARFGKEAKLGWLKTTILSAASRKIKAQEKKSRASYHFLFMRPSGAQLKVVKEFIEGGLIKPIIDKVYRLEDTGQAFNYLESGRAKGKVIIRIK; encoded by the coding sequence ATGAAAGTGATAGCCATCCAAAAATACGGAAAAAACATCCCTTTGGTTATGTCAGAACAACCAATGCCCAGTATCGGAGAATATGATGTGCTAGTGGAAATTCATGCAGCCAGCTTAAATCCTATTGACTACAAAATTAAGGAAGGGAAAATGAAATACCTGTTGAATTACAGATTTCCTCTTATTTTGGGAAATGACTTCTCTGGCGTTGTAGTCAGGGTCGGTGACCGGGTGAAAACATTTAAACCTGGAGATGAAGTCTATGGAAGACCCCGCAAAAATCGAATCGGAACAATAGCCGAATTTATTGCTGTTCATGCGGATGACATTTGCCTGAAACCGAAGAATCTGACCTTTGAAGAGGCGGCATCGATACCGCTGATTGGACTTACGACTTACCAAGCTTTTGTGGATATATTAGACCTTCAAAAAGGTCAAAAAATATTGATTCACGCAGGTTCGGGAGGTGTAGGAACCTTCGCCATTCAATTGGCTAAGCTGATGGGGGCTTTTGTTGCCACTACAGCAAGCGAACAGGGCTATGAGCTGGTCAAATCGTTAGGGGCGGATTTGATTATTAATTATAAAAAAGAAAATTTTGAAGAAATGCTTACTGGATATGACGCTGTTTTTGATACTTTAGGTGGAGAAGCTTTGGAAAAATCATTTCGCATACTAAAACCAGGCGGACAAATCGTATCGATCTCCGGTATGCCTAACGCCAGATTTGGAAAAGAAGCCAAACTGGGTTGGTTAAAGACAACCATTTTGTCGGCGGCGAGTCGTAAGATCAAAGCTCAAGAGAAGAAGAGCCGGGCAAGCTACCACTTCCTCTTTATGAGACCGAGCGGGGCACAATTGAAGGTGGTAAAGGAATTCATTGAAGGAGGACTTATTAAGCCTATTATTGATAAGGTGTATCGTTTGGAAGATACCGGACAAGCATTTAATTACCTGGAAAGCGGAAGGGCTAAGGGAAAAGTAATCATTCGAATAAAGTGA